GAGCCCGTAGTAGCCCGGCTCCGAGTCGTCCTCGGGCTCGGCGAAGACGAACTGCTCGGAATTCTTCAGCATCCACGGGATGGCCCAGTCCATCAGGACGTTCTCCGTCTCGACGTCGAGGTCGGCGTCGGGGTCGAGCCCCTGCAGCAGGCGGCCGACCTCGTAGATGGTGTACATCTGCTCGTCCTCCAGCACCTCGTCCGGCTCGCGGAACTCAAGCGGACGCAGGTCGTCGAACTCCGATTTCTGTCGTGGCATGTCCGCCGGTAGCCCCGCTCGACCGGTAAAGCCCTCGGAAGCGTCCCGCCGCTCGCGGAGCGGACCGACGGCCAGCGACGCGGCCGCCGCTGGCGAGCCGGCGCGCGAAAGAATGGCGGAGATTGCTACGACGCGGTCCGCGCTCGCACCGTCGGTGTCTGACGGTACCCTACTCGAAGTGATCGAGGCACTTCTGGTACTCTTCGGCGGCCTTGTCCCAGTCGACGACCTCGAAGAACGCGTCGATGAAGCTGCCGCGGTCGGGCCCGTAGTCGTAGTAGTAGGAGTGCTCCCAGACGTCCAGCGCCAGGATCGGGTGGGCACCCCAGAGCGCGCCCTGGTCGTGCTTGTCGACCGCGACGTTGCGGAGCTGCTTGGCGACGGGGTCGTACACCAGCAGCGCCCAGCCGCCGGCGGCGGACGCGGCGGCCTGGAACTCGCCCTTCCAGCCCTCGTAGGAGCCGAAGTCCTCCTCGATGCGGTCGGCGAGTTCGCCCTCGGGCTCGCCGCCGCCGTCGGAAGACATGTTCTCCCAGAACAGCGTGTGGAGATAGTGGCCACAGCCGTTGTGGGTCACGTTGCCGAGGGCGCCGGCGGTCGAGCCGAAGTCGCCGGACTCGCGGTTCTCGGCCAGCGTCTCCTCGGCCGCGGCGAGGCCGTTGACGTACCCCTGATGGTGGGTGTCGTGGTGCCAGGTGAGCACCTGCTCGGAGATGTGCGGCTCCAGGGCGTCGTAGTCGTAGGGCAGTGGCGGCAGTTCGGGGTCTGATTGCTCGGGCATGAGAGATCCCTCCACTTCGAGGGGTCGACCGGCCGCCTGTTAAACGTTTAGGCGATCCGACGTGATCGCGCGGCTCAAACGTCGATCCGCCCCCGCGATCGCCGCCGTCAGTCCCCGCCGCGAGCGGCCTCGAACGCCTCGATGGCGCGCTCCCGGGCGGTCGAGTGGTCGACGATCGGGTCCGGATAGTCCGGCGCGGCCCGTCGGCGCTGGGTCGGTTCCAGGTCGGGCCACTCGTGGATCACGTCGGGGTCGGCGTCCCGCAACTCAGGGACGTACCGCCTGACGTACTCCGCGTCCGGGTCGTAGCGCTCGCCCTGCGTCGTCGGGTTGAAGACGCGGAAGTACGGCTGGGCGTCGGTTCCGGTCGAGGCCGCCCACTGCCACCCGCCGACGTCGTTCGCGGTGTCGTGGTCGACGAGTCTCTCGCGGAACCACTCGTAGCCGCGCCGCCAGTCGATCAGCAGGTCCTTCGTCAGGAAGGCGGCGACGATCATCCGCACCCGGTTGTGCACGTACGCCTCCTCGCGTAGCTGTCGCATCCCCGCGTCGACGATGGGATAGCCGGTCTCGCCGTCCTGCCAGGCCCGCAGTCCATCGGGGTCCTCGCGCCACCGGATCGGTCGCTCGTAGCTCTTGAAGTTCTCCGTCACGGTGTCCCGGTTGTCCCACAGCACCTGCGCGTAGAACTCGCGCCAGGCCAGTTGCGACTGGAACTCCTCGACGGACGCCGCCGCGTCCCCGTCCGGGGCGGCCGCCATCGCTGCCTCCGTCCGCTCGTACACCTCGCGGACGCCGATGGTCCCGAACTTCAGGTGCGGGGAGAGCCGCGACGTGCACTCGTCGGCGGGGTAGTCGCGCCGGTCCTCGTAGCGGTAGACGGGCCCGTCCAGGAAGTCCGCCAGTCGGCCGCGGGCCGCCTCGGTGCTCGCGGGCGGGATCGTCGCCTCGGGTTCGTCGAACCCCAACTCGGCGGGCGTCGGCAGCGGGTCCCCCTCGACCGGAGCGAGGGCGGACGCGTCGGGGACCGCCTGGGGAGCCGGTTTCTCCCGGTCGCGCCACTTCTTCCAGTAGTAACTGAACACGGAGTAGGGCTCGCCCGCGTTCGTCGTGATCGAGCCCGGTTCGTGGAGGACGCCGTCGGTGACGGCCCGGCGCTCGACGCCGGCGTCCGCGAGCGCGCGGCGAACGCGGGCGTCCCGCTCCGCCGCCAGCCCCGAGTAGTCCTCGCCCCACGTCACAGCCTCGGCCCCGTGCTCGTCGGCCAGCCGCGGGAGGACCTCGGCGGGGTCACCGCGCTCGACGAGGAGGTCGCTCCCCCGCTCGCGGTACCACGCTCGCAGCGACGCGAGGGCGTCGAGCAGGAAGGCGACGCGCGGCGGGGCCGCGTGCGCGAGGACGTCGTCGTCGAGGACGAAGACGGGTACCGCCGTCGCGTCCCCGGTCGCCGCCGCGAGCCCCGCGTTGTCGCTCCCACGCAGGTCGCGCCGGTGCCAGTGCAGGCGCATACGCGCCCGTCGCGCCCGTCCGCCGTTAAAGGGGGGCCTATCCAGTTCGGGCCGCAAACGTCTACGAACGTGTCGTGTCAGTGTTACTGGACAGGTAGCCGTCGCACCCGACACCACCGCCGCCGACCTCCTTCCACGCAGCTTCGAGTCGAAAGAACAAGGACCCCCCACTGACAACGGACCGATATGACAGAGCGATCGCCCGACTGGGAGTTCAAGGAGCGCGACGTCATCATCCTCCGGGAACTCTCGGAAGATCCCCAGCTGTCCTCCCGCGAACTCGCCGACATCCTCGAGCGCGAGCATGACATCTCGGTCTCGCACGTCACGGTCAGCGAGTCGATCAGGAAGATGCGACAGGAGGGCGTCTTCCGCGAGGCCATCGTCCCCAACGAGGCGTACTTCAACTTCGCCCTCTTCGAGTTCAAGTTCAATCCCGAGCAGTTCGAGGAGGGGTGGCGCGACGCGATGGAGACCATCCGGGACGACCGCCACACCCTCTTCTACTTCCTGTCGGACGGGGAGTACCAGTGGAAGTCCGTGATGATGTTCCCCACCCGGGAGGCCGAGTCGCGCTGGATCCACGACTTCTACAAGAACCACGGGGACGTGATCCAGAACGTCCGCAACTCCGTGGTCCACAACGTCCTCAAGTTCCACACCGATCCGGAGATATTCACCGAGCTACAGGAGTGTACGCATCAGTCCCAGTGAGTGGCGTCGCCCGTCGACGTGAACAGCGGGCCGGTAGCTCCGGCGCTGTCGACGTGAACTCCAGCGGTACGCCCACCCCGCGTCGACCGCGCACGAACTCCACGACGCTGGCCGTCGCTCGGCGCGCCGGCGCCTGCCGTCCGTTCGGGCGCTATAGCTTGCTCTCGGCGTCCTCGGCCAGCTCCTTCATCCGCTTGCCCACGCGGCCGGCGTCGGAGAACTCGTCCTC
This genomic interval from Halomicrobium urmianum contains the following:
- the sod gene encoding superoxide dismutase; its protein translation is MPEQSDPELPPLPYDYDALEPHISEQVLTWHHDTHHQGYVNGLAAAEETLAENRESGDFGSTAGALGNVTHNGCGHYLHTLFWENMSSDGGGEPEGELADRIEEDFGSYEGWKGEFQAAASAAGGWALLVYDPVAKQLRNVAVDKHDQGALWGAHPILALDVWEHSYYYDYGPDRGSFIDAFFEVVDWDKAAEEYQKCLDHFE
- a CDS encoding DUF5827 family protein, coding for MPRQKSEFDDLRPLEFREPDEVLEDEQMYTIYEVGRLLQGLDPDADLDVETENVLMDWAIPWMLKNSEQFVFAEPEDDSEPGYYGLA
- a CDS encoding cryptochrome/photolyase family protein; this translates as MRLHWHRRDLRGSDNAGLAAATGDATAVPVFVLDDDVLAHAAPPRVAFLLDALASLRAWYRERGSDLLVERGDPAEVLPRLADEHGAEAVTWGEDYSGLAAERDARVRRALADAGVERRAVTDGVLHEPGSITTNAGEPYSVFSYYWKKWRDREKPAPQAVPDASALAPVEGDPLPTPAELGFDEPEATIPPASTEAARGRLADFLDGPVYRYEDRRDYPADECTSRLSPHLKFGTIGVREVYERTEAAMAAAPDGDAAASVEEFQSQLAWREFYAQVLWDNRDTVTENFKSYERPIRWREDPDGLRAWQDGETGYPIVDAGMRQLREEAYVHNRVRMIVAAFLTKDLLIDWRRGYEWFRERLVDHDTANDVGGWQWAASTGTDAQPYFRVFNPTTQGERYDPDAEYVRRYVPELRDADPDVIHEWPDLEPTQRRRAAPDYPDPIVDHSTARERAIEAFEAARGGD
- a CDS encoding Lrp/AsnC family transcriptional regulator; translation: MTERSPDWEFKERDVIILRELSEDPQLSSRELADILEREHDISVSHVTVSESIRKMRQEGVFREAIVPNEAYFNFALFEFKFNPEQFEEGWRDAMETIRDDRHTLFYFLSDGEYQWKSVMMFPTREAESRWIHDFYKNHGDVIQNVRNSVVHNVLKFHTDPEIFTELQECTHQSQ